A window of Rosa rugosa chromosome 7, drRosRugo1.1, whole genome shotgun sequence genomic DNA:
AATGGCGAAGAAAAGGCAAAGACAGCTGGTGGAAAATCCCCCGCACAAGAAAAGTACTCCGAGTAGTGGTCTTATTGACGCTTCAAACTCAGACAACGATCTGGATCTGCAGGATAGTTGGGTGATTGTCAAAAAGCAGAGAGTTAACATTTTAGTACCTGGACTTCCTGTTGCTAATAAATCACCACTCCCAAGCCCAGAACCAAGTCAGCTGCAACTCGTGGCTAGAGAAACAGTAGAAAGTGGACCACAGCTTCCTGCCGATACACATCCCAAAACGACTTTGGTTcatgagaaaaagaagattaAACCTGTTGCCCCTAAAAGGGCTGTGCAACTTGCTAAGAAAGCTTCTCCTGCTGCTGCTGAATACGTTCCAACCGTTTCCCAGTCAATGAGGAGGCGAGAATTAAGCACAAAATCACAAACCCCAGATCAGATGGCTACTTCACAGTATCAGAGAGCTCTAGGAGTATCTATGACCTCGAAAGCCATCATGCAGCGAAGAAGATTACAACATGTTTTCCTGGATCAGGGAATGTTGCTGAATGAAAGGCTGAGAGCTCGGAATATTGAGAGGAAGATTCAGAATGCTGGTGGGTTAAGCAGGTGGTTAGCATCATTGGGACTGGAGCAGTTTGTTAGAATTTTTCAGAGGAAAGGTTTCAGTAAATTTCAGTTGGTGAATTTGAACATGAAAAAGCTCAAAGATATGGGTGCAAATGCAGTTGGGCCAAGAAGGAAATTGATGCATGCAATAGACTGCTTTTGCCAACCATCCTATTATTAAGCATTCGAAATTCATTCACCTGAATATACAAGCTGATCAGACAAGCACAGGAGAAAAATCCCCTTCAAGCTGTTGGTCCAAGTTGTGTACAGTTTTTGGATTTGTGtatttttatcaaaagaaaatgTCAACAATGTGCACCGGCCAGCAGTTTCTACTTTGTAAAATTTCTTGGATCAAACGGTTGAATATCAAAGGTACAGGCCTCTACAGAGCAGAATGGCAAAAGAGGTTCAGGTACATGATTACTACTTTATGGATAAACCTCTATCCACAATAATCGGGTATTGAGAATGCTACATGAAGTGGGGTTTATGAAAACTTGTGTATTGCCAAATAGATCGTACAATTCAGTACATTCAGTAAATTAGAACTAGAAGAAATGTGTTCGAAGTGTCAGCTTAAGTGAAGTAATTTTGTTTTCTCGTACCTTCATTCTTTTCCGATTTTCCTGTTAACATCTGTTATAATAATACAGAATATCAACGGTATATATTCTTTTCCGATAGCAGTAAATAAACCTTTATACTCTCCTGCTTAAGAATGAAACTTGTTTTTAGATGCAGTAAGCTCAATTAAAGTTCTATCCTGATTATTTAAATTCAGATgtactttttcttttcaatactAGGAATGGTCGTAGTAGAACATCAAGTTTAATCTTCCTTTTGATTATAATTATATGGTGCCTGCCTCTGGACAGTGTGGAGGTATTATATTGTGGAAACTGGCAATGACTATTGTCTCTGTGCATGCTCAATTTGTTCAGTAGTTACTGCTCAAGGTCCAAATAAGGCTCTCTAGCTGGAAAAGAAATACCTTATCTTCAGCCGGTAAGCTAGGTGTAAATTGAAATCTAACTTATCTATATAATGTCTTGTTTTTAATGTCTGCGTGAAGTTACCAATACCCTGAAGGCTCTAACTATGAAGAAGTGCCCTCCTATTGGGTAGAAGGATGATTTGTTGCGCTAAATCCATCTAGTTACTTTAATAATGCTGCTCTGGCTAAATTTGGCTGGAAGGATCATTTCTTAACCTGCAAAATTGGTTGTTCAAAACTTTTATTTTGCAGCATTGAAAGCAATAATGGATATGTAGACATATTTTGACACGAGGAATCAGATAGATAGTGGGAAATGGTTAGTCAATTAATTTTTGCACCTACAATTGTGTTCTCCCATAAATCTCACTCTTGTGCCCAGCTTCTCAAGAAGATGTGGAACTTGAAGTTCTCACCTAAAGTTCAGATGTTTACTTGGCTTAGTCCCAGAGGAAGACTCAAAACTAGAGATAGGGTTAAGTGATTTTGTCCTGTTGATCCTTCTTGCCCTTTTTATCAAGAAGAAGTAGAGGCTTTCGACCATCTAAATCAGAGTCACTCGTTTGCTGTTGCTATTTGGAGGTGTGTTTGTCAGTACTTCTCTCCCATCGCATATAATATGGCTGTTGGGTTGGATTGCTTATTAAAGCCGGGCCAGTACTTCTTCAGAACGTGTCTCTTACCCTGGCAAGGTGATTCTTTTATGCTGGCAAATTTGAAACGTGAACTACTTTGATCTGAGATCCATCAAGTCCCACCCCAGAAGCCACAAGCTTTTATCTGGGTTCTAATAGGCACCAACCCATCCTGCTTCAGCTCAGTCTACTAGTAATTTTTCGTCATTCTTGTTTCTTTTCAAGATTGTCCACTTTTCTTGTTGTTATGCTCTTTGTGTGTGCAAGATTCATTGATTCAGTCACTTTGGGATTTTTAGGTTGAGCCAGACTTGATTATCCTTATTCAAGTATTCTGTTTTCTTCGATTAATAAGACACTCTTCAATTTAAGCTTTCCTTCTATCCAAACGTGAGATCATTAAGTTTTTCCTGAATATCAACATATTAAGAGATTAGTTTCGGGTCATATCAGACTTCAGTCTTCCATCCTGTGCTGTTATGCTAGTGGAACAAGAGAATGTTCAGTTAATATTAACACTTCTCCCAACTATTATGCTAGCTGTatttaattttcctttttttgagATGTTTATCCATCTCCAAACTATTAGCAATGAGTTTCAGTTCTTCAATACTAGCTATAGAATCATATTAAAGAAGCTAATATGTACTCATTTCTTCATATTCTGTAGGACCGTGCATAGACGTCAAATTTACTTACTTCCATACTTTTTTCGTGGTAAATTAATCGTACTGCAGTTGAATTTGGAATACTAAAGATATGGAGGGAATTATAAACCCTATTCTCAATTCAAATTGTATGTGAAGTACTTTGATTTGTTATGTTCTGCATAAACAATACTTATTTGGTTAAGCATGTGCCTATTTGTCTGCTTGCATTTGCCTTTAGGAATGACCTCATTGTTTCTGATCTAATGAACATGTTAATTTCACAAGCAGATTGTCTGGTGATGGCGAAGAAAAGGCAAAGACATCTGGTGGCAAATCCCCTGCACAGGAAAAATACCCTGAGTGGTGTTATTGACACTACAAACTCGACAACGATCTGGATCTGCAAGATTGTTGGGTGATAGCCAAAAAGCAGAGAGTCAACAGTTTGGTGCGTCTACTGCCTATTGCTAATACATCACCACTCCCAAGCCCAGAACCAAGTCAGCTGCAACTCGTGGCCagagaaacaataaaaagtGGATCACAACTTCCTACCAACACACATCCCAAAATGGCTTCAGTTCATGAAAAAAGGAAGATTAAACCTGTTGCCCCTAAAGTTGTCGGACTTGCTTGAACTAGAAGAGCTTCTCCTGCTGCTGAATATATTCCGACTTTTTCCCAGTCAATGAGCTGCAACTTGAGAACTAAATCACTAAACCCACATCAGATGGCTACTTCACGTATCAGAGAACATGAGGATTGTCTATAACCTCAAAATCCATCATGCAGCAAACAGGATTACAACATGATTTCCTTGATCAGTGAAAAATGCTGAATTAAAGTCTGAGAGCTCGGAATCTTGAGAGGATGCTTCAGAAATCTGGTCGATTAAGCAGGTGGTTGGCATCTCTGGGACTGGAACATACAGCTTGTCAGGGTTTTTCAGAGGAAAGCTTGCAGAAAGTTTCAGACGTGAAAAAGCTCAAGGATATGGGTGCAAATGCGTTTGGGCCAAGAAGGAAATTGATTCATGCAATATAGTTCTTTTGCCAGCCATTCTATTATTAAGGCATTCCAAATTCATAAACCCAAATATAGATGCTGATCAGAGACAAacgcaagaaaaaaaaaaaaaaatcccattcTGCTATTGGTCCAAGTTGGATGTGTACAGTTTGTGGATTGGTGCATTTTAGGATAGAAAATGTTAACCATGTGGCATTGGCTAGCAGTTTCTACTTTGTGAAGTTCTTGGATCAAATGGTAGAATATGAATGGTGCAGACCTCTACATAGAAGAATGTCAAAAGTGGTTCAGGtacttgatttttatttttatggatAAGCCTCTATCTACAGTGAACAAGTATTGAGAATGCTACCTGAAGTGGGGTTTATGAAAACTTGGGTAGTGCCATTTAAGTCATAaaattttataaatttaaaatagAAGCATTGTGTGCAAAGAGTAGCTTAAGTGAagtaatttcttttcttgtacCTTCATTTTTCTAAATTTACTGTTACCAtctgtttaaaaaaaaaattaataatttatTTCAAACTAGTTTTTTATTGTTTAGTGGATCTcaacactaatttttttatttcagaCTCAAGCTCTTATTTGTTTGAAAGGAGATAAAATTGTTCAATTTATTCTTGACCAAGGGTTTTGGCAAACTGAATAAAGGACATTAGCCATACTTCTGTGAGTAATAATAAGAAGAGATGCAATCTAACACCCTGTTCAATCTCACTTCCATTGCTCATGCAATCTAACACCTTGATTAAGTAAATCCCTTGTAGCACATACGCTTCTCCATGAATCCTGATCTCTAGGTCGAAAACGGCCAATCCTCCAAGCTTGTTTCCCTTGCATGGCCATGTTGAAAGTTGAAAGGTTCCGATACCCTAAGCCTCCCTCCTCCCTTGGATAATACAAGTCATCTCATGCTTTCCAGTgaattcttcttttgttttctaaaaTACCTCACCAGAAACGAACACTTTCTCTGCAAATTATCACAACTGGTTAGCAGAAAACAAGTCATTTCATAGGTGGGAAGTGCTCGATCCTTCATCGGTCATCGATTTGGTATAATTCAATACATTAGCTATTGAGGTCAAATCACTTAAAAAGAAGTTAAACCTCACTTCTGCACATTCCAAACAGAAATTTATTTTGCTCATCTAAATGAAAGTTTGTTCAACTAAGTCTCTTTTTTCCGTTGGATATTTTCCTACCGAAACTAGAAGGAAACTTTGTTTTCAAGTATAATTAGAGAGCGTGAGGACAAGCTGTTAAGCCAAATAGTCTGGTCGTGGTTGTTCAGCCTACGCCGGAGTTAAAACAGAGTATCCAGAGTGGCCGTGGCCCGTGGCTCATGACTCATGTGGTACTCAGACGTGTACTTGcctactgctactgctactgcttACCCTACCAACCCCTGTTTCTGTTTGTTGCCTATTCACTATTCAGACAATGCCCCCATGCCTATGTTTCTCTCCATAATCAATGATCATGACTTGCTTGAGATTTTATTCCCAAATAACAgagcaaaaaagaagaagtaatCCAACTAGAAAATATACACCATTATCATTTTCATCTGGATTTGAGATTTTCTTCCCaaataagagagagaagaagaagtaaTCTTACAGGAAAATCTACACCATTATTATTTTCATCTGGATAAGTGGCACCTAACTTAAGAATATTAAACCATTCTCTGACACAAGCCACAAGCCACAAGCTTATGAGATTCCTTCTTATTCTGGTCGATCCCGATTCACATATACTATAATTCCTATAGAAGCATATCAGCTCCTCCCTATATAATTCTGGGTCTCACTCATTCCCAATGTGAAGGATTACTGGAATCAATGGCGGGCAGAAAATAAAGCTCGGCGGGGGCTCCTCTGCTAGAAAAGTCTCTGGGGGTTTCCAGGGCTAGGACGCTCGGAAACATAATCGTCTGATCAGTTGTTGGGACCGGCATATTTGGCCTTCCATATGCTTTCCGAATTGCTGGTTGGCTCACCGGCTCGCTCGGCGTCATTGTCACTGGTCTTACAACATACTACTGCATGCTCCTCCTTGTAAGTTCATTTCAGTTGCTTCTCTATTTTATTCAACTTTTCACTAGAAATTGTGATTTCTCAGTTATGGTGCTAGATTATCTGATTGCTTTAGCCTAGGAGTGATGCTATTCATTCGGCTGAAGAATTAATTTAGCGACTTATACTagctgtaatttttttttttattagctGTAATTTGATAAACACAAGAGTAGCATAAACTCAATCTAACCTTTCTGGATCAATGGCGAGCGACAATATCACACAATATGTAGCCAAGAGGTTAGGAGCATTTTAGTGAAAAAAGATATTTCATAAATGGCTATAAATATGGTTGACTGCTTTGCTGACGCTAAAACAAGGATGAAAATGACTATTATTTTCACAGGAGGCCTCATATTATGCAAAAATGAACTGACCATttatcattttcaattttttttttttttttttttttcatgttgtACGGTATCTATATGTGCCTATTTAGTAATGTCTAACTTGTTCATTGATTATAATGGCCTAAACTACCTCTGTAAAACAACAATATGGAAGAAAACTATAGTGGTTGTTTTGATCATAATTATTATGTCGTTAAAGTGGCAGAAGAAGCTATGTGGTAACTACATCAAAATAGTGAATGAGTTTCCTCATCCAACCTATCAAGTAAGACCTTCTAGTCAATAGCGGATGATTTCTTTCATGTCAAAGGTACCCACAAAGTCATTTCACACGCAAATATACAAAATTAATTTAATTCTTGAGAAATATGGAAGAGTGAAGGGTTCTCAACATCCATAACAAGGAGGATCCGAACCACCTTCTTCCGCTCGATCCACATGGAGGTAATGACTTACTCAAGATCACACATTATGTATTAAATTAAGTTTAGTTGATAGATCCGCGCATTAATGTACCATATAACTTTCCTAATAGCATAATTAAGCGAGAGACTCCTAGGACGATGAGTTATGTCATGTTAATTATTGAGATTAACTGACAAAGTTGAGATTGTAAGTTCAAATCTCACATGAAATGATGTGGGGTGTtgtaggggtcgtcaacgggccgggccgggctttattaaaaatagacggatccaagcccgtccatataaagcgggctttttcgggccgggccaggcttggccttgcgggctttatgtataaataaatatttaaagacacaatttttttttttttaatcaagctttggaaattcattggataatgatcaaatacaatcaaagataacatatctataattctatattgtacccaaaaaaaatctttatttatatatagatactaatttattgataaataaatttttaaaggcactaattttttataaatctatatttatacatcatacactccaaagagcaacatatagcaattcaaagaaaatgagaaaactgaccgttggatgtgattattacaataaaataagagtgtggttaaaaatttagtcaatttcaccatagtttcaaatccgatcggattggtcaactgtagtcacttgcatgttttcttggttgaccgatggcgtgatgaacgcaaaacttgcttatttttttacatcacgtttgtaaatatttcatcgatggatgtgtgtggacataagataaaactttcaatttttaattacaaatatgttggcctatactaatttgtctcctaaagttgtatgacttatacattgcatttaaattgttgaggtccattctaaaacaaccgtgaagtggaagatgaatttggagaaatcaaccgctcgattgagagattgtaatattttatggtggttgtaaaaaatctagccaatttggttatcgtttcgaattcgatcaactaggtcaaacgtagttactcttataaatctatatttatatatcatacactccaaagagcaactcctatcaattcaaagaaaatgaaaaaaccgaccgttggatgagtttattacaataaattatgagtgtgataaaaaatttagccaatttcaccatattttcgaattcgatcggattggtcaaccgtagtcacttatatgttttcttggttgaccgatggcgtgacaaccgcgaaacgtgcttattttttcacatcacgtttgtatatattccatcgatggatgtgcatggacataagataaaaaaaattaattttaattacaaacacattggcctataccaattttcttcctaaagttgtatgacttatacattgcatttaaattgttgaggtccattctaaaacaaccatgaagtggaagatgaatttagagaaaccaaccgctcgattgagagattgtaatattttatggtggttgtaaaaaaatatagccaatttggttttcgtttcaaattcgatcaactaggtcaaacctagttactcttctaaacctatatttatatatcacacgctccaaagagcaacccctatcaattcaaagaaaatgggaaaaccgaccgttggatgtgattattataataaattatgagtgtggttaaaaatttagtcaatttcaccatagtttcgaactcgatcggattagtcaactgtagtcacttgcatgttttcttggttgaccaatgGCGTGATGAAtgcaaaacttgtttatttttttacatcacgcttgtaaataattcatcgatggatgtgtgtggacataagataaaaatttcaatttttaattacaaatacgttggcctatactaatttgtctcctaaagttgtatgacttatacattgcatttaaattgttgaagtccattctaaaacaactatgaagtggaagatgaatttggagaaaccaaccgctcgattgagagattgtaatattttatggtggttgtaaaaaatctagcaaatttggttatcgtttcgaattcgatcaactaggtcaaacgtagttactcttataaacctatatttatatatcatacacccctaagagcaacccctatcaattcaaagaaaatggaaaaaccgaccgttggatgagtttattacaataaattatgagtgtggtaaaaaatttagccaatttcaccatattttcgaatccgatcgaattggtcaaccgatatttagaatatatatatatatatatatatatatatatatatatatatatatatatatgcacatattttatatagaagtataagaacttccacacacacacacacacacacacacacacacacacatatatatatatatatatatatatatatatatatatatatatctctatatatatatatataaacacacacacatacatgatatattgatatatatatatatatatatatatatatatatatctatatatctctatatctctatatatctatactattattaagagaagagggtttgttagccaaaatttaaaattttgacagaattaaCCCTAgaatattaataaactttgagaattaattaaatcacaaggataattaagacatttacaaaatgtatttttctttaaaaaatttgaaaaaaattatccacaacccacttttctctctcccactTTTTTTTCTCTACAATAAccaacttttttcttcttcttttttctgaaaaaaaaaaaaattaatagcttgcacatgcagagcatgtgtggaaaaatactagtatatatataaatacacacatattatatatatatatatatatatatatatatttataaacacacacacatatatagatatatctatatataacacacacacacacacacatatatatatataaacacacacaaatatatatctatatgtgtgtatatatatttataaacacacacacacatatctacatatatatataatattttacgggcttttacgggccgggccgggcttttgcagGCTTTTAGCGCTCAGGgtcggcgggcctccatcggcccacttgatccgcagGCTTTTTGATGAGGTCTAGGGtgttgaaaccaaaaaaaaaaaaaacatgtttgATTAGAGAACGTGAGAACAAGCTGTTAGGCTTAACAGTCTTACACTCTTACGTCTCTTGCTCATAGTCTGGTCCTACTTGTTTAACGTACGTCGGAGATATTGCCACGCGGAGATAAGTCAAAACATCCATAGTGGGCACTGGGCGGTGGATCATGACTTGTGTGACCCTCAGACTAGTGCTCGCCTACTTTCCACTTCTACCCCACCGTTTCTGTTTGTGTTTCCAATTCAGACAATGCCTCCATGACCAAGTTCCTCTCCATAATCGTGACTTGCGTGACATTTTGTTCCAAACAAGAAGGAATCCAACAAGAAAGTCTGCTCCATTATTATTCTAACCTGGACAGAGTAATAATAAATGCAAACAACCATTCTCTGACAGCAACCACAAGGTTATCAGATTCCCTCTTATTCTGGTTGACCCCGATTCAAATATACCATCTTTCTACAGAAGCATATCACCTCCTCCATATATAATTCTGGGTCTCACTCATTTTCAGTCTCAGTCAATACTGTAATCAATGGGGGCCGGAAAACAAAGCGCTGCGGGGGTTCCTCTGCTCGAAAAGGCTGTGGGGGCTTCCAAGGCTCAGACCCTCGGAAACATAATCGTCTCGGTTGTTGGGACCGGCGTCTTGGGACTTCCGTATGCTTTGCGAATCGCTGGTTGGCTTGCTGGCTCGCTCGGCGTTATTGTCATCGGTCTTACAACATATTACTGCATGCTCCTCCTTGTAAGTTCGTTTCAGTTGCTTTTCTGGCTCTTTTATTCGATTTTTCATTAGAAATTGTGAGTTCTCAGTGACGGTGCTAGTGCTAGATTGAGTGATACGTTGTGTTGCTATAAACATGTTAATTTAACTATATAAGATGTTAAATTATGGACCAGGATACTGATCAATCATACGAATTGCAATATTTGCCAAGAGATCAATTTTCTTGTAGAACATAGTAGActagttttgttttatttttattttttaggtgAAACAGGATCATGTCTTGTTTGCTTCATTGTTCATTATGACAATATTTTAGTTTGTGCcaaagtttgattttttttttatggtgtGATGTGGTGAAATGAATAGGTGCAATGTAGGGAGAAATTTGCATCGGAAGAAGATTCAATGGTTAAAAAGTCGTATGGTGATTTGGGGTATGAATGCATGGGAAGAAAAGGTCGTTATCTGACTGAATCCTTGATTTTGATTGCTCAATGCGGGGGCTCTGTGGCGTATCTTGTGTTTGTCGGACAAAATATTTCATCTATGTTCAATGGCCATGGACTCTCGGTTAATTCCTGTATATTTTTGCTAGTGCCAGTGGAAATTGGGTTATCTTGGATAGGTAGTCTATCTGCTTTAGCACCCTTCAGTATCTTTGCTGCCATCTGCAATTTGTTGGCTATGGCAATTGTGGTGAAGCAAGACATACAGCAAGCAGTAGAGGGTGAGTTTTCTTTTAGGGATAGGACGGCGATCACATCAAATATAGGAGGGTTGCCATTTGCAGGAGGCGTGGCAGTGTTTTGTTTTGAGGGGTTCGGGATGACTTTGGCTTTGGAAGCCTCTATGAAAGATAAAACCCAGTTCCCAAGGTTGCTTGCTCAGACTTTCACAGGGATAAGCATTGTGTACGCTTTATTTGGATTCTTTGGATACATGGCTTACGGTGATCAAACGAGAGACATTATCACTCTCAATCTCCCCCGAAATTGGTCATCCATAGCCGTTCAGGTAACATACTCTAACCTTCAGCCTTCTGTTTTCAAACAGTGATTTATATTCTAACTCTGTACTTGTACTTTTACTTGCTTACGCTTTTTCCATGGTAAGGGTGTCTTGTTGAATTTAGATGTTCCGATAAAGCATTTAGGGAGGAGATTTGAGAACTCAGGACCTCCTTTTCGTTTCATTCAACTATGCCTGAGTTTTCTTTTAGAATTTAGAAATGAATAGGTCCCTTT
This region includes:
- the LOC133720769 gene encoding uncharacterized protein LOC133720769, whose protein sequence is MAKKRQRQLVENPPHKKSTPSSGLIDASNSDNDLDLQDSWVIVKKQRVNILVPGLPVANKSPLPSPEPSQLQLVARETVESGPQLPADTHPKTTLVHEKKKIKPVAPKRAVQLAKKASPAAAEYVPTVSQSMRRRELSTKSQTPDQMATSQYQRALGVSMTSKAIMQRRRLQHVFLDQGMLLNERLRARNIERKIQNAGGLSRWLASLGLEQFVRIFQRKGFSKFQLVNLNMKKLKDMGANAVGPRRKLMHAIDCFCQPSYY
- the LOC133721743 gene encoding amino acid transporter ANT1 is translated as MGAGKQSAAGVPLLEKAVGASKAQTLGNIIVSVVGTGVLGLPYALRIAGWLAGSLGVIVIGLTTYYCMLLLVQCREKFASEEDSMVKKSYGDLGYECMGRKGRYLTESLILIAQCGGSVAYLVFVGQNISSMFNGHGLSVNSCIFLLVPVEIGLSWIGSLSALAPFSIFAAICNLLAMAIVVKQDIQQAVEGEFSFRDRTAITSNIGGLPFAGGVAVFCFEGFGMTLALEASMKDKTQFPRLLAQTFTGISIVYALFGFFGYMAYGDQTRDIITLNLPRNWSSIAVQIGLCLGLIFTFPIMLHPINEIIEGNLTKDSSTRMGKLGVYMSRAMVVMVLAVLASCVPGFAVFASLVGSTVCALISFVLPATFHLTLFGSSLQFWQKTLDFFILLCGLLFAVYGTFNAVDGI